The genomic window GGAGGTCCTGAAGCGCGCCGCCGACGCCGGGGTGAAGCTCGCGGTGTGCGACCAGAGCACGCAGATGCTGGGGCTTTCGCGCGGCGACTACGTGGGCGCGTGCGACGTCGTGGGCGCCGCCACGCTGAATGACCTTGCGCTCGACGCCGACGCTGTGCTCTCCTTCTAGGTGCGCTCCGCGGAGCGCTCTCGAAGGAGGGCTTGATGACCACGAAAGGCTTCCTCGACTACCAGTCCGGCTCGCCCGCTGACCCGCGCGTCGTCGAGGCGATGCTCCCCTACATGACCGAGCGGTTCGGGAACCCGTCGTCGCTCCACTCCGCGGGAGACCCGGCGCGCGAGGCGCTCGATGCGGCGCGGCGTCAGGTCGCGGCGCTCGTCGGCGCCGCCCCGGAGGAGATCGTCTTCACCTCGGGCGCGACGGAGGCGAACAACCTCGCGATCAAGGGCGCGGCGCTGCGCCCGAAGGGGAGGGGGCGTCACGTCGTCGCGTCGGTCATCGAGCACCGCTCGGTCGTCACGCCCCTCAAGTACCTCGAGCGCAGCGGGTTCGAGGTGACCTTCGTCGGCGTGGACCGCGAGGGGTTCGTGAGCCCGGCCGACGTCGCGGCGGCCATCCGCCCTGACACGGCGCTCGTGACCGTGATGACGGCCAACGGCGAGATCGGGACCATCGAGCCGGTGGGGGAGATCGCGTCGGCTGTGAAGGAGAGGGAGCCGGGCGTGCTCTTCCACACCGACGCCGTCGCCGCCGAGGCGTGGGTGCCTCTCGACCTCTCCACACTCCCGCTCGATCTCGTCGCGCTCTCGTCGAACGACATCTGCGGACCGAAGGGCGTGGGCGCGCTCTACATCAGGAAGGGCGTGCGCGTCGAGTCCGCGATCCACGGCGGCGGGCAGGAGCGGGGGCTCCGCTCGGGCACCGAGAACATCCCCGGCATCGTCGGCTTCGGGAAGGCCGCCGAGATCGCGCGCGTCGAGATGTCGTCGGACGCCGCCCGCGCGCGGGCGCTCCGCGACCGCCTGCTCGACGGCATCCTGGGCGCCATCCCGGACACGGCGCTCAACGGCCCGCGCGAACGCAGGCTCCCGAACAACGTCAACGTCCGCTTCGCGTACATCGAAGGAGAGAGTCTCATCCTGTCGCTCGACGCCGAGGGCATCCAGGCCTCGACGGGGTCGGCGTGCTCGGCGAAGACGCTCGAGCCGTCGTACGTGCTGCTCGCCACCGGCGTGAAGCACGAGGAGGCGCACGGGTCGCTCCAGCTCACGCTCGGCCGGTGGACGACCGATGAGGATGTGGACCGCGTCCTCGATGCGCTCCCGCGCATCGTGAAGCGGCTCCGGGACATGTCGGCGTTCCGGCCGGGGATGTCCTACGACAAGGGGAGCTTCCGGCACGAGGAGCACGACAAGCGCACGGATGAGTGAGCGGCTATTCATGAATACTCGCGTGCTGTCCCCTGCTCCACGGCCCATCCCTCGCATACTCAGCGAGACATCGGTCCCGCACGACGCCCTGCCATGCCTCAGCGATTGACCCACCGATGGCCCTCAGGCTACAATGTCCCGATTATCGGTTGCACCCCGTGAGGGGCCGCGGCCCGCTGTGGTGTCGAAGGCCATCACCACCACGAAGAGGGGAGATCCACGCATGGTCACACGAGCCATCGCGCCCGCCATCTGCGTCCTTGCGGCGTCCGCGGCGGTGCTGCTCGGAAGCTCGGTCGCGCTCGCTGCGCCGACCTTCTACGGCTACATCAAACTCGACGCGTCCCTGGACTCCGCGAAGACCGACAAGGGCGACTACGCCTTCATCGTGCTGCCCTACGTCGGGGAGGAAGCGGACGACGAGTTCAACATGACGGCGAACCAGACGCGCCTCGGCATGAAGTTCGACGCGGCCGAGGGCGAGCGGTTCCCGGTGTCCGGGCGAGTCGAGATCGACTTCTACGGGGGAGGCGCCGAGAACAAAGCCAACCCGATGATGCGGCAGGCGTACCTCGAGATGACGTTCCCCGCCTTCGAGGTGCTCGCCGGCCAGACCGCCGACCTCATCTCCCCGCTCAACCCGACGACCCTGAACTACGTCGTCCTGTGGAAGTCAGGCAACACGGGCTACCGCAGGCCGCAGATCCGGCTCACGAAGGCTGTCTCGCTCGCCG from Candidatus Effluviviaceae Genus I sp. includes these protein-coding regions:
- a CDS encoding cysteine desulfurase, whose amino-acid sequence is MTTKGFLDYQSGSPADPRVVEAMLPYMTERFGNPSSLHSAGDPAREALDAARRQVAALVGAAPEEIVFTSGATEANNLAIKGAALRPKGRGRHVVASVIEHRSVVTPLKYLERSGFEVTFVGVDREGFVSPADVAAAIRPDTALVTVMTANGEIGTIEPVGEIASAVKEREPGVLFHTDAVAAEAWVPLDLSTLPLDLVALSSNDICGPKGVGALYIRKGVRVESAIHGGGQERGLRSGTENIPGIVGFGKAAEIARVEMSSDAARARALRDRLLDGILGAIPDTALNGPRERRLPNNVNVRFAYIEGESLILSLDAEGIQASTGSACSAKTLEPSYVLLATGVKHEEAHGSLQLTLGRWTTDEDVDRVLDALPRIVKRLRDMSAFRPGMSYDKGSFRHEEHDKRTDE